The sequence TGGGAGGAAACCCTTGGACTTGGCTACACACCTGTGTATCCATAAGGTTCAGTGGTAACGATAATTATGAGCGAGATTGATGTATATACCGTTGTCGAAGGCGGGAGTATTACAACACCCAAAGGCTTTACGTCCGGAGGTCTGCACTGCGGCTTGAAAAAAACAGAGCGCAACGATCTCGGTATGATTGTGTGCGAGGTTCCGGCAACGGCAGCGGCAGTGTATACGACGAATGTTTTTCAGGCGGCTCCGCTGAAGGTTACGCGAGAAAGCCTAGCTAACGGCACACTGCGTGCAGTTATTGTGAACAGCGGAAATGCCAATGCCTGCACAGGTGAACAGGGCGAACAGGATGCGTATGAGATGCGTGCTGAAGCTGCCCGTTTCTTGGGTGTAGCGGAAAGCGACGTTGCTGTGGCATCGACGGGCGTAATCGGCGAGCTGTTGAAGATGGACCGTGTTCGCAGTGGTATTGCCGGACTGCCGGAGAAATTAAACGGAGGCGCTAGCGGAGCAGATGATTTCTGCCAGGCGATCCTGACTACAGATTTGATCAAAAAAGAATGCTGCGTGAAGGTACTCATTGGCGGCGAGGAAGTTACGATTGCCGGGGCCGCCAAAGGCTCGGGAATGATTCATCCGAATATGGCGACCATGCTGGGCTTTATGACGACTGATGCGGTCATTGCAGCAGAAGATCTGCATAGCCTGTTGCGGGCAGCGACGAATGTTACTTTTAATATGATCACTGTAGATGGGGATACGAGCACCAATGATATGCTGGTTACGATGGCAAGTGGGCTTGCCGGCAATGAGACATTGACCAGGCTTCATCCGGATTGGGCTGCTTTTGCGGCTGCGTTCACGCATGTCTGCCAGAGTCTCGCTAAAGCGATTGCCCGTGATGGAGAAGGTGCGACTCATCTAATCGAGGTTCAAGTGAATGGTGCAGTGCATGACGATGCGGCGGCAGCTATTGCCAAGACGGTTGTCGGTTCTAGTCTTGTGAAGTCAGCCATATTCGGCGCGGATGCGAACTGGGGACGAATCATTGCTGCAGTTGGACGCGCGGGAGTTCCGGTATCTCCGGACCGGGTAGATATTTCGCTCGGCGATATTGAGGTGCTGCTGCAGTCGCGGCCGGTTGTTTTTGATGAAGAGAAGGCCTTGGTCTATTTACAAAAAAGTGAAACGGTGCTCATTACAGTAGATTTGCATGACGGAAGTGGAACGGCAACAGCTTGGGGCTGTGACCTCACTTATGATTATGTGCGTATCAATGCTGCATACCGTACCTGACGGATGGCTTATGTGAGCCATAGGGGAAGGATATCAATACTATGACGCAAAATACAACCAATGAAATTATAGAAAAGAAGGACACGTTGAGTTTATTCGTGATGAAATGCGGTGGCAGCACGCTGGCGGCACTGCCTGATTCATTCTTCGATGATTTGCGGGAACTGCAGCAAGCGGGCGTTCAGCCAGTCATTGTACACGGTGGAGGGCCGGCCATTTCTGAGAATCTAGCTAAGCTAGGTATTGAGAGCAGCTTCGTTAATGGTCTGCGGGTGACGACCGAGGCTATTCTGGATGTAGTAGAAATGACGCTCGCTGGAAGTATTAATAAAGCGATTGTACGGCGAATTCAAGGACGCGGGGGGAAAGCTCTGGGACTTTCGGGTGTCGATGGCAATCTTATTGTGGCTCGTCCGATAGCTAATAGTGCTGAGATAGGATTCGTTGGAGAGGTAGTTGGGGTACAGGCAGAGATTGTGACAGGTATCCTCGCTATGGGTTACATTCCTGTAATTGCACCTATTGGTGTGGATGCAGCAGGACAGCGCTATAATATTAATGCGGATACAGCAGCAGGGGCCGTAGCCTCATTTGTACAGTCTCCTAAAATGATCGTAGTCACGGATGTGCCGGGTATTATGCGTTCGGTAGAAGGCCGGAAAGAAGTGCTTCCGAGAGTGACGATACAGCAAATTGAAGACTTAATTGACAGCGGCGAAATCTACGGCGGGATGATTCCCAAGGTGCGTGCAGCGATGGATTGTATCCAAGGAAATGTCTCGGAGGTCGTCATTGTCGATGGCAAAGAGCCGCGGGTGCTTAGCCGGGTGCTGCAGGGTGAAGAGCTGGGCACGCGGATCGTGCGACGATAAAGCTAGACGGCAAGCGAGCGCGGGTGTATAGGAATAAATGTGAAACAGAGGCTCAACACCGTTCAAAGGTGAATAGAGCAACTTCCAACCGATGTAATGGAAGGTTGCCTATCGAAATAGAGGGAAATGGTCCCTCTAATTGCACTGTAATCAGGCTATTTTAGAGATTAGAGGGAAATGGTCCCTCTAAATTTATTCATTTGGGCTTAATAATGTGATTTGGCAGGAATTAGAGGGTGTTTTTCCCGCTAACTCCTTAAAAGTGAAGGTTATGGCGAGATTAGAGGGAGGAATTCCCTTTATCTCAAAAGTTCAAGCTCAGTTATCGAGGATTATGAATAGGGTTAGGCGAAAAAGGTAGAACAAATTATAAGCGCTGTCGGGTAACCGGATCAGCCGTTGGGAGAGTGACTTAGAATGAGTAAGCTTACGCAAGCAGAACAGGATTCCTTGATGGAAGCACAACAGACCCACACCGCAGAAGCGGGCAATCCGAATACAGCTAAGAAGAAGCTGAGTTCGATCTTCCCCTCTTACGCTAGATATGATCTTAGTTTGGTCAAAGGCAAAGGCAGCTGGGTATGGGATGACAAGGGCAATAAATATCTCGATTTTACCTGCGGATTGGCTGTAACCAGTCTAGGTCACGCTCCGGAAAAAGTGGGTGCGAAGCTGAAGGAGCAGATTGATACGCTATGGCATGTATCGAATCTATTTCACATCCCCGGACAGGATAAGGTTGCGGAACTGCTCACAGACAACAGCTGTGCTGATCAAGTATTCTTCTGCAACAGCGGAGCAGAGGCGAATGAGGCGGCAATTAAGCTGGCGCGCCGCTACCATCAGAAGGTGAAGGGCGCTGACCGTTATGAGGTCATTACGTTCGAACAATCCTTTCACGGCCGGACACTGGCTACACTGACGGCGACTGGACAGGCCAAAGTCAAGGAAGGTTTTTTGCCGCTTCCAGCAGGTTTCAAGACTGTGCCTCTCTATGATCTTCCAGCACTGGAAGCAGCCATTGGAGAGCATACAGCAGCAATTATGATCGAGATGATCTTGGCTGAAGGCGGCGTGCTTGTGGTGGAACCGGAATTTCTGCACGCTGTAGCTCAGCTGTGTAAGGATCATGGACTGCTGCTGATCGTAGATGAAGTGCAGACAGGCATGGGCCGTACAGGCAAGCTGTTCGCACATCAGCATTATGATCTGGAGCCGGATATCTTCACACTGGCTAAAGGGGTAGCCAGCGGCTTTCCGGCTGGTGTAATGTTGGGCAAGGGATATCTGCGCGAAGCCTTCTCGCCAGGCAGCCACGCGACCACCTTCGGCGGAACGCCGCTGGCGGCAGCGGTAATGGCGGCGACAATCGAGACGATGCTTGAAGATAAGCTGCCGCAGCGCGCGGCTGAAATGGGCGAATACCTGACCGGACTGCTGAAAGAGAAGCTGGCAGATTGTTCTTTTGTTATAGATATTCGTGGCAAAGGTCTACTGATCGGGATTGAATGCCAGACACCGGTAAGTGATATCGTGCTGGCAGGACAAAAACGGGGCTTGCTGTTCGTAAACGCAGGACCTAATGTTCTTCGTTTACTTCCTAATTTATATGTTAGCAAAGAGGAGATCGACCAAGCGGTGGACATCCTTTCGGAACTCATTCATACTTATGCTAAACAAGCAAACGGGGAGGCAAGTTCATGAGCCAGGGCGTACAGAGCGATCTGCAAAAGATTGCAAAGCAGCTGAAAGGCCGCGATTTACTGGAGCTGAACGACTACAGCACGGAAGAAATCACTTATTTGATTGAGCTGGCGATCGAACTGAAGCGTAAGCAGAAGAACGGTGAGGAATACCAGCCGCTGAAGGGGAAGACGATCGGACTTATTTTTGAGAAATCCTCCACACGTACACGTGTTTCATTCGAAGTTGGAATGTATCAACTCGGCGGACATGCGCTGTTCTTAAGCAGCAATGACATTCAACTCGGACGTGGGGAGACGATTGGTGATACAGCACAAGTAATGTCCCGTTATCTCGATGGAATCATGATCCGCACCTTCGGTCATGATAAAGTAGAGGAGCTTGCGCGTTTTTCCTCTGTTCCTGTAATCAATGGCCTTAGTGACCAAGCACATCCGTGCCAGGTACTGGCCGATTACCAGACAATCTATGAGCATAAGGGACAGCTTAAGGGCCTAAAGCTAGCATATATCGGGGACGGCAACAATATGGCGCATTCCCTCTTAATCGGCGGTGCCAAGTTGGGTGTGCATGTATCGATAGCTGGTCCGGAAGGTTATGAACCGGATGCTGCTGTTGTAGCAGAAGCTCGTGAGATCGCTAAGGAGACTGGTGCACTAATCGTGATCACCCGTAGTCCGCAGGAAGCGGTGCTGGATGCCGACATCATCTACACAGATGTATGGGCGAGCATGGGTTTTGAAGCAGAGCAGTTGGCGCGCGAAGCGGCGTTTAAGGATTATCAGGTCAATGAGGAGCTTGTAAAAGGCGCGAAGAGCGATTACCTGTTCCTGCATTGCCTGCCGGCCCACCGTGAGGAAGAAGTCAGCACAGGCATCATTGACGGTCCGAACTCGGTTATTTTTGATCAAGCTGAGAACCGCCTGCATGCCCAGAAAGCACTGATGGCCGCGTTGATGGGCTAAGGTGATCTGTACACCCAGTACAGCACAGTAACAGTGACAGTGACAGTATCTGCACCACCTTAAAGTGGCATTACTGGCTGTTAGCCAGGATTAGAGGGAATTTCTACCCTTATTCGAGCTGAAATAAGGCTGCAATCAAGAATAGAGGGAATTTCTCCCTCTAAATTTGCCCATTTGGCCTTCAATAAAAGATTTCTCCACAATTAGAGGGAGTTTTTCCCCCTAAAGCCTCAAAAGTAACGATTTTGACGAAAATAGAGGGAGAAATTCCCTCTAATTCACAAAGTACAGTCGTACTTTTTCGAAAACACTGCCGTTTCATCGAATACATTCGAATTTAGATGTGCTCCGGATATTCCGCGAATTACGCTAAGCTTTAAAATATTAGAACCTGACATACGAAAGGAAGTTGCTGATTCATGGCTAAAGAGAAAATTGTACTCGCCTATTCTGGAGGGTTGGATACGTCGGTCATTCTGAAATGGCTGAAAGAAACTTATGATGCGGAGATTATTGCCTTCACAGCCGATATCGGCCAGAAGGAAGAGCTGGACGGCTTGGAGGAAAAAGCGCTCGCTACCGGCGCGTCGAAGGTATATATCGACGACCTGCGCGATGAGTTCGCGAATGACTTCATCTACCCGATGTTCCAAGCGGGCGCACAGTATGAAGGTCAGTATCTGCTCGGCACTAGTATCGCGCGTCCGTTGATCGCCAAACGTATGGTTGAAATCGCCATCGCCGAAGGTGCAACAGCTATCGCGCATGGCGCGACTGGCAAAGGCAACGACCAAGTGCGTTTTGAGCTTGGCGCCGCGGCACTTGCTCCGAATATCAAGGTGATCGCACCTTGGCGTCTTGAGGAATTCCGCAATCAATTCCCAGGCCGTGCAGAAATGATCGCCTACGCGGAAGCGAACGGCATTCCGGTACAAGCCTCAGCGGCGAAGCCGTATTCGATGGACCGCAATCTGTTACATATCAGCTACGAGAGCGGCGTGCTGGAAGATCCTTGGTTTGATCCAAGCGCTCCGGAGAACAAAGAAATGTTCCTGCTGAGTAATGCCCCTGAGGATGCTCCGGATCAATCCGAATATTTGGAGCTGGATTTCCTGAAGGGCGATTGTGTAGCGCTGAATGGTATAGCTTTAACTCCGCTACAGGTGATGGAGAAATTGAATGAGCTGGGCGGCAAGCATGGTATTGGCCGGGTCGATATGGTGGAGAACCGTTTTGTCGGTATGAAGAGCCGCGGCGTGTATGAAACTCCGGGTGGAACGATCCTGTTCACAGCTCATCGCAAAATGGAGTCCATTACGATGGACCGTGAGGTAATGAACCTGCGCGACAGCTTGATTACCCGTTACAGTACCTTAGTGTATAATGGCTTCTGGTTCGCGCCTGAGCGTCTTGCACTGCAAGCTCTTGTAACAGAGAGCCAGAACAACGTAACCGGCACCGTGCGCCTAAAGCTGTACAAAGGCAACATCATTGGCGCTGGTGTAAAGAGTCCAGTCAGCCTGTATAACCCGGATATCGCCACCATGGAAGCTGATCCGACACAAGCCTATGACCAAGGCGATGCTACAGGCTTTATTCGCTTGAATGCACTGCGTCTTAAGGTTTCGGCAGGAGTTGCGGAGTCGGCAAAGTAGAACGAATATGAAGTTTCGACTGAACTAACCATACATTTAAACAGATACACTAGAGAAGGCCGTTCCTCCCGTCAGGATAGGAGCGGCCCTCTGGCGTCATAAGAGGAGGAAGCAACGGGTGAGCAAGCTGTGGGGTGGACGTTTTACGAAAGGCACGAACAAGCTGGTGGAGGAGTATACGGCTTCCATCGGATTTGATAAGGCTTTGGCCGAAGAAGATGTGCAGGGCAGTCTGGCACATGTCACGATGCTGGGCAAATGCGGCATCCTGCCGCAGGATGATGTGGAGATTATTAAGGATGGGCTGAATAAGGTGCTGGGCAAAGTACGCGCGGGCGAGGTTCTGTTCTCTGTAGCGGATGAAGACATTCATATGAATATCGAGAAACAGCTCATCGAAGAAATCGGCCCAGTCGGTGGCAAGCTGCACACAGGACGCAGTCGCAATGATCAGGTGGCGACCGATATGCATCTGTATTTGCGTAACCGAGTGGTAGAGCTGGTTGCTTTGTTGCATGAGCTGCAGGAAGCCTTAATCGAACAGGCCAAAGATAACGTGGAGACGATCATTCCGGGCTACACACATCTACAGCGTGCCCAGCCTATCCTGTTCGCCCATCACTTGTTAGCATATGTATCAATGTTCCGCCGCGACGCGGAGCGCCTGACGGACAGCTACAAGCGTATTAACGTACTGCCACTGGGGGCTGGAGCCCTTGCCGGAACAACGTTCCCGATCGACCGCCATTATGTGGCTGAGCTATTGGGCTTCGACAGTGTCTATGAGAACAGCCTGGATGCTGTCAGCGACCGCGACTTTATTGTCGAGTTTCTGGCGAATGCAGCGCTTGTAATGACTCATCTGTCCAGGTTCAGCGAAGAGCTGGTACTGTGGAGCAGCACGGAATTCAGCTTCGTTGAGCTGGATGATGCCTTCTGCACAGGCAGCAGCATTATGCCGCAGAAGAAGAATCCGGATGTGCCGGAGCTGGTTCGGGGCAAGACAGGACGTGTCTACGGCAACCTGATCGGTCTGTTGACCGTGCTGAAATCACTACCGCTGGCCTATAACAAGGATATGCAGGAAGACAAGGAAGGT comes from Paenibacillus sp. 19GGS1-52 and encodes:
- the argJ gene encoding bifunctional glutamate N-acetyltransferase/amino-acid acetyltransferase ArgJ, producing MSEIDVYTVVEGGSITTPKGFTSGGLHCGLKKTERNDLGMIVCEVPATAAAVYTTNVFQAAPLKVTRESLANGTLRAVIVNSGNANACTGEQGEQDAYEMRAEAARFLGVAESDVAVASTGVIGELLKMDRVRSGIAGLPEKLNGGASGADDFCQAILTTDLIKKECCVKVLIGGEEVTIAGAAKGSGMIHPNMATMLGFMTTDAVIAAEDLHSLLRAATNVTFNMITVDGDTSTNDMLVTMASGLAGNETLTRLHPDWAAFAAAFTHVCQSLAKAIARDGEGATHLIEVQVNGAVHDDAAAAIAKTVVGSSLVKSAIFGADANWGRIIAAVGRAGVPVSPDRVDISLGDIEVLLQSRPVVFDEEKALVYLQKSETVLITVDLHDGSGTATAWGCDLTYDYVRINAAYRT
- the argB gene encoding acetylglutamate kinase, whose translation is MTQNTTNEIIEKKDTLSLFVMKCGGSTLAALPDSFFDDLRELQQAGVQPVIVHGGGPAISENLAKLGIESSFVNGLRVTTEAILDVVEMTLAGSINKAIVRRIQGRGGKALGLSGVDGNLIVARPIANSAEIGFVGEVVGVQAEIVTGILAMGYIPVIAPIGVDAAGQRYNINADTAAGAVASFVQSPKMIVVTDVPGIMRSVEGRKEVLPRVTIQQIEDLIDSGEIYGGMIPKVRAAMDCIQGNVSEVVIVDGKEPRVLSRVLQGEELGTRIVRR
- a CDS encoding aspartate aminotransferase family protein; translation: MSKLTQAEQDSLMEAQQTHTAEAGNPNTAKKKLSSIFPSYARYDLSLVKGKGSWVWDDKGNKYLDFTCGLAVTSLGHAPEKVGAKLKEQIDTLWHVSNLFHIPGQDKVAELLTDNSCADQVFFCNSGAEANEAAIKLARRYHQKVKGADRYEVITFEQSFHGRTLATLTATGQAKVKEGFLPLPAGFKTVPLYDLPALEAAIGEHTAAIMIEMILAEGGVLVVEPEFLHAVAQLCKDHGLLLIVDEVQTGMGRTGKLFAHQHYDLEPDIFTLAKGVASGFPAGVMLGKGYLREAFSPGSHATTFGGTPLAAAVMAATIETMLEDKLPQRAAEMGEYLTGLLKEKLADCSFVIDIRGKGLLIGIECQTPVSDIVLAGQKRGLLFVNAGPNVLRLLPNLYVSKEEIDQAVDILSELIHTYAKQANGEASS
- the argF gene encoding ornithine carbamoyltransferase, whose protein sequence is MSQGVQSDLQKIAKQLKGRDLLELNDYSTEEITYLIELAIELKRKQKNGEEYQPLKGKTIGLIFEKSSTRTRVSFEVGMYQLGGHALFLSSNDIQLGRGETIGDTAQVMSRYLDGIMIRTFGHDKVEELARFSSVPVINGLSDQAHPCQVLADYQTIYEHKGQLKGLKLAYIGDGNNMAHSLLIGGAKLGVHVSIAGPEGYEPDAAVVAEAREIAKETGALIVITRSPQEAVLDADIIYTDVWASMGFEAEQLAREAAFKDYQVNEELVKGAKSDYLFLHCLPAHREEEVSTGIIDGPNSVIFDQAENRLHAQKALMAALMG
- a CDS encoding argininosuccinate synthase, yielding MAKEKIVLAYSGGLDTSVILKWLKETYDAEIIAFTADIGQKEELDGLEEKALATGASKVYIDDLRDEFANDFIYPMFQAGAQYEGQYLLGTSIARPLIAKRMVEIAIAEGATAIAHGATGKGNDQVRFELGAAALAPNIKVIAPWRLEEFRNQFPGRAEMIAYAEANGIPVQASAAKPYSMDRNLLHISYESGVLEDPWFDPSAPENKEMFLLSNAPEDAPDQSEYLELDFLKGDCVALNGIALTPLQVMEKLNELGGKHGIGRVDMVENRFVGMKSRGVYETPGGTILFTAHRKMESITMDREVMNLRDSLITRYSTLVYNGFWFAPERLALQALVTESQNNVTGTVRLKLYKGNIIGAGVKSPVSLYNPDIATMEADPTQAYDQGDATGFIRLNALRLKVSAGVAESAK
- the argH gene encoding argininosuccinate lyase; this translates as MSKLWGGRFTKGTNKLVEEYTASIGFDKALAEEDVQGSLAHVTMLGKCGILPQDDVEIIKDGLNKVLGKVRAGEVLFSVADEDIHMNIEKQLIEEIGPVGGKLHTGRSRNDQVATDMHLYLRNRVVELVALLHELQEALIEQAKDNVETIIPGYTHLQRAQPILFAHHLLAYVSMFRRDAERLTDSYKRINVLPLGAGALAGTTFPIDRHYVAELLGFDSVYENSLDAVSDRDFIVEFLANAALVMTHLSRFSEELVLWSSTEFSFVELDDAFCTGSSIMPQKKNPDVPELVRGKTGRVYGNLIGLLTVLKSLPLAYNKDMQEDKEGMFDTVATLTGALQLFAPMITTMKVNKLRMREAVNTDFSNATDIADFLVGKGLPFRQAHEVIGKTVLYCINEGKFLLDLKLEEFKQFSPLFDDNIYAVLQPEAVVNARNVYGGTATVQVKAAIERAEAALREANEWVVKHGDKLL